The Verrucomicrobiia bacterium region CCGTGATCAGGTTGGCCATCTCCCCGACGACCGAGGTGTTCGCGCCCTCGATCCAGCCCTGCCGGACCGTGGACTCGGCAGCCTCCCGCCCCGCCAGCCCCGGATCGCCACCCAGGAACAGCCCGCCACTCAGCGGCTTCAACAGCGAGGGATCGTTGAACTCCGTGATCCGCAGCCGCCCCTTCATGTCCACGCCCTGACTCACCTCACCCGTGGCCGCGATCGACAACGGTGCCGGGTTGTCGAGATCGAGCTGGATCGGTCCGCCATCCCCGAGGACAGCGTAACCCTGCTTCGTCACCAACTGCCCCTGGGCACTCCAACGGAACTCCCCGTCCCGCGTGAAGGCCGAAGTCCCGTTGGGAAGCTGCACCTCGAAGAAGCCCCGCCCGTCGATGGCCGCATCCGTCGGCGACCCGGTGTACCGCAGCTCGCCCG contains the following coding sequences:
- a CDS encoding flagellar hook-basal body protein, which gives rise to MNVSLYHAASALNATDRWQEMIAQNLASSGVPGYKKQEISFSAVQAGQAIAGPAPVSGTFQLPQARAVTSFQAGELRYTGSPTDAAIDGRGFFEVQLPNGTSAFTRDGEFRWSAQGQLVTKQGYAVLGDGGPIQLDLDNPAPLSIAATGEVSQGVDMKGRLRITEFNDPSLLKPLSGGLFLGGDPGLAGREAAESTVRQGWIEGANTSVVGEMANLITAMRTFEANQRLIQMHDERMSRVISDLGTPN